From a region of the uncultured Draconibacterium sp. genome:
- a CDS encoding N-acetylmuramoyl-L-alanine amidase-like domain-containing protein, with product MNKRIFLLASALLFGLTILFAQNRTNNSDEQICKHILAELQQHNNKPTAELVVDAAKLLMNTPYVAHTLETEPEQLIVNLRELDCTTFAENCLALARTAKTRKPSYKHFKNELQFIRYRGGEISGYPSRLHYFSDWILDNDKKHTVKSISQSIGNIEFDKTINFMSQHPNSYKQLKNNAVFIEALNKQEQELTNAKLYYLPTEKLETLKHQIKNGDIFGITTTVDGLDITHVGIAAFKGDELHFLHASSKAGKVILSEETLVEYLLNRKPSTGIMIARPL from the coding sequence ATGAACAAGAGAATTTTTCTGTTAGCTAGCGCTCTGCTTTTTGGCCTCACAATCCTTTTTGCCCAGAATAGAACTAATAATTCTGATGAGCAAATATGTAAACACATTCTTGCCGAATTGCAACAGCATAACAATAAACCAACCGCGGAACTTGTTGTTGATGCCGCAAAACTGTTGATGAATACGCCTTACGTTGCTCACACTTTAGAAACGGAACCCGAACAGTTAATCGTTAATCTGCGGGAACTGGATTGTACTACGTTTGCCGAAAATTGCCTGGCGCTGGCACGAACTGCCAAAACGCGAAAACCCTCGTATAAACATTTCAAAAACGAGTTGCAGTTCATCCGTTATCGAGGAGGAGAGATTAGCGGTTACCCCTCACGTTTACATTATTTCAGCGACTGGATTTTGGATAACGACAAAAAGCACACAGTAAAATCAATTTCGCAATCAATTGGTAATATCGAGTTTGATAAAACGATTAATTTTATGAGCCAACACCCCAACAGCTACAAACAATTAAAAAACAATGCGGTATTTATTGAAGCCCTGAACAAACAAGAACAGGAATTAACAAATGCCAAACTGTACTACCTGCCAACTGAAAAACTTGAAACACTAAAACATCAAATTAAAAATGGTGATATTTTTGGCATAACTACCACTGTTGACGGACTGGATATAACACATGTTGGAATAGCTGCATTCAAGGGTGATGAACTTCACTTTCTGCACGCCTCGTCAAAAGCCGGAAAAGTGATTTTATCGGAAGAAACACTGGTTGAATATCTGCTCAATCGGAAACCGTCCACTGGAATAATGATTGCCCGCCCTTTGTAG
- a CDS encoding amidohydrolase family protein, protein MTTYYDIHCHIFNKDVIIRKLVNVVQSLLAIKDLVDKGVTSAELRFKIDGINRTLEEVTQPSSEDVFEALDEVYQGNVVTTPLMFDLTYADDNDDDENQNKRYRKRIKRIFWLLSVALPFIKRRVNRKLQSDELAEAFDKIRDHVKKFEDSFDRKSDEEVEIFDNANYVQQIADLEYLADKYETIKPFFSVDPRREYKGKVNLVDKLKEKIVDEDGRFAGVKLYAPAGFSPTDPILMGTRNSPGIYALCQEHNIPITVHNSNSGFACLSSVLKVRGDVLLNGNTIKPKKPLVFDYRFFSRKVHKAIAERAKKLNHPKLWELVMKKYPELTINFAHFGGSGQIMDYINYNFPEEQKRVDEEEFEDAIMSLSNKDKAIIREAYTLKRKKRVLRDDLTIAERAKVWNALYRTGFIDNWAKAIFDIIKNPNYPNAYTDLSCFSEGTIIESPTTQEMVFSIRETLSTFKASFFDKLTDYERSKILYGSDYYLTQFFGPSMEQYFNDFKTAFGDDFDTIASTNPKRFLSINP, encoded by the coding sequence ATGACAACTTACTATGACATTCATTGCCACATTTTTAACAAAGACGTGATTATACGCAAACTGGTAAATGTGGTTCAATCGCTACTTGCCATTAAAGACCTGGTGGACAAAGGAGTTACATCGGCCGAACTGAGATTTAAAATTGACGGTATTAACCGCACGCTGGAAGAAGTTACGCAGCCATCGAGCGAAGACGTGTTTGAGGCGCTCGACGAAGTTTACCAGGGTAATGTGGTGACCACTCCGCTAATGTTTGACCTGACTTATGCCGACGATAACGACGACGACGAGAACCAGAATAAACGTTATCGTAAACGAATAAAACGTATTTTCTGGTTGCTTTCGGTGGCACTGCCTTTTATTAAAAGACGGGTAAACCGTAAACTTCAAAGCGATGAACTGGCCGAGGCATTCGACAAAATCAGAGACCATGTAAAAAAATTTGAAGACAGTTTCGATCGGAAATCGGATGAGGAAGTGGAAATTTTCGACAATGCCAACTACGTCCAGCAAATTGCAGACCTGGAGTACTTGGCAGATAAATATGAAACCATAAAACCTTTCTTCAGTGTCGATCCGCGCCGCGAATACAAAGGCAAAGTCAACCTGGTTGACAAACTGAAAGAGAAAATTGTTGACGAAGATGGCCGGTTTGCCGGTGTGAAACTGTATGCTCCGGCCGGCTTCTCGCCTACCGACCCGATATTAATGGGCACCCGCAACTCTCCCGGAATTTATGCCTTGTGCCAGGAGCATAATATTCCGATTACAGTTCACAACTCAAACAGCGGATTTGCCTGTTTGTCGTCGGTGCTAAAGGTACGTGGCGATGTACTTTTAAACGGGAATACCATTAAGCCTAAAAAGCCACTTGTTTTCGACTACCGCTTTTTTAGTCGAAAAGTGCATAAGGCCATTGCCGAGCGGGCGAAAAAACTCAACCACCCAAAACTGTGGGAACTCGTGATGAAAAAGTATCCTGAACTGACCATCAATTTTGCGCATTTTGGAGGCAGTGGCCAGATAATGGATTACATCAACTACAATTTTCCTGAAGAACAAAAACGAGTAGATGAAGAAGAATTTGAAGATGCTATTATGTCGCTGTCGAACAAAGACAAAGCGATTATTCGCGAGGCCTACACCTTAAAACGTAAAAAACGCGTTCTGCGCGACGACCTTACCATTGCCGAACGTGCTAAAGTGTGGAATGCACTTTACCGAACGGGGTTTATCGACAACTGGGCAAAAGCCATTTTCGATATTATTAAAAATCCGAATTACCCGAATGCCTACACCGACCTCTCCTGTTTTTCGGAAGGAACGATTATTGAATCGCCAACCACTCAGGAAATGGTATTTAGCATCCGCGAAACACTTAGCACCTTTAAAGCCAGTTTCTTCGACAAACTAACTGACTACGAAAGATCGAAAATTCTTTATGGCTCCGATTATTACCTCACCCAGTTTTTTGGGCCGAGCATGGAACAATATTTCAACGATTTCAAAACAGCATTTGGCGATGATTTCGACACCATTGCCAGCACTAATCCGAAACGATTCTTAAGTATAAATCCGTAA
- the trxB gene encoding thioredoxin-disulfide reductase encodes MFKPLDINDSNENKNVEPTDIEKVKCLIVGSGPAGYTAAIYAARANLSPVMYEGLQPGGQLTTTTEVENYPGYPEGVTGPVMMEDLKKQAERFGTDVRWGMATKVDFSGDIHKVWIDDSKVIEAETVIIATGATAKYLGLEDEKKYAGGGVSACATCDGFFYKGKDVAVVGGGDTAAEEAMYLAGLCNKVYLIVRRDVLRASRVMAERVKKTPNVEILWKHQTKGLIGDNGVVEGATLVKNLGEEGEEEVNIKIDGFFLAIGHKPNSDIFAEYLDTDDVGYILTQPGTAKTKVSGVFACGDVQDSQYRQAVTAAGSGCMAAIDAERYLSEKHS; translated from the coding sequence ATGTTTAAACCACTTGATATTAACGATAGCAACGAAAATAAAAACGTTGAACCAACTGACATTGAAAAAGTAAAATGTTTGATTGTGGGGTCGGGTCCTGCAGGTTACACTGCTGCAATTTATGCTGCCCGCGCTAATCTGAGTCCGGTAATGTATGAAGGACTTCAGCCGGGAGGCCAGTTAACTACAACAACCGAAGTTGAAAATTATCCGGGTTACCCGGAAGGAGTTACCGGTCCGGTAATGATGGAAGACCTGAAAAAACAGGCAGAGCGTTTTGGTACCGATGTACGTTGGGGAATGGCTACAAAAGTTGATTTCTCGGGCGATATTCATAAAGTATGGATCGATGACTCAAAAGTGATCGAAGCTGAAACCGTGATTATTGCAACCGGAGCAACGGCAAAATACCTTGGACTGGAAGATGAAAAGAAATATGCCGGAGGTGGAGTTTCTGCTTGTGCAACCTGCGATGGGTTTTTCTATAAAGGAAAAGATGTTGCTGTTGTCGGTGGTGGTGATACTGCTGCCGAAGAAGCTATGTATCTGGCCGGTTTGTGTAACAAAGTATACCTGATTGTACGTCGAGATGTGCTTCGTGCATCGAGAGTAATGGCAGAGCGCGTAAAGAAAACGCCTAATGTGGAAATACTTTGGAAACATCAGACCAAAGGATTAATTGGAGATAATGGTGTTGTTGAAGGTGCAACATTGGTTAAAAATCTTGGAGAAGAAGGAGAAGAGGAAGTTAACATTAAAATTGACGGATTCTTTTTGGCCATCGGTCATAAACCAAACTCCGATATTTTTGCAGAATACCTTGATACCGACGATGTGGGTTATATTTTAACCCAGCCGGGAACAGCAAAGACAAAAGTTTCGGGCGTGTTTGCTTGCGGCGATGTGCAGGATTCGCAATACCGTCAGGCGGTAACTGCTGCGGGATCGGGTTGTATGGCAGCCATTGATGCTGAGCGTTACCTTTCTGAAAAACATTCGTAA
- a CDS encoding hemolysin III family protein codes for MKKKVEADYRTLTIGEEIFNSVTHGIGTLLSIAALVVLVIFAVINGNAWHVVSFSIFGTTMVLLYLASTLYHSFTKQKIKNLFARFDHAAIFLLIAGTYTPFLLTVLRGTLGWTLFGIIWAVAITGVVIRSIYLTRFRKLMVGLYLAMGWMMVVAIGPLLKHVPGTSLIFLLLGGIIYSVGVVFYTWRNLKYGHGIWHLFVLAGSIMHFFSVLYSLN; via the coding sequence ATGAAGAAAAAAGTCGAAGCCGACTACAGAACATTAACAATTGGCGAAGAGATTTTTAATAGTGTTACACACGGAATTGGAACACTTTTAAGTATTGCAGCCCTGGTAGTCTTGGTTATATTTGCAGTCATTAATGGAAATGCATGGCACGTAGTTAGCTTTTCAATTTTTGGAACTACAATGGTTTTATTGTACCTCGCCTCCACATTATACCACAGTTTTACAAAACAAAAAATTAAAAATCTGTTTGCACGGTTTGACCATGCAGCCATATTTTTATTGATTGCCGGAACCTATACTCCATTTCTATTAACAGTACTCCGTGGTACACTGGGATGGACATTGTTTGGCATAATCTGGGCTGTAGCAATTACTGGTGTAGTAATCCGATCGATTTATCTAACACGCTTCAGAAAACTTATGGTTGGTTTGTACCTTGCCATGGGCTGGATGATGGTAGTTGCCATTGGGCCACTATTAAAGCATGTTCCGGGTACTAGCCTCATTTTCTTATTGTTAGGTGGAATTATATACTCGGTGGGTGTTGTTTTCTATACCTGGCGAAACTTAAAATACGGACACGGCATTTGGCACTTGTTTGTTTTGGCCGGAAGCATCATGCATTTCTTTTCGGTACTTTACAGTTTAAATTAG
- a CDS encoding TIGR02594 family protein produces the protein MEGLLKIAFAELGTEEIVGSEHNPEVLKYAEEAGIAGVTTDEIPWCSNFVNWVAMKAGLEYSKKPNARSWLNVGVKTINPEPGDIVVFWRESPESWKGHVGFFLGVSTDKKRVYCLGGNQGNRVSVSAYRINTVLSYQRLAAQQQLIIPDPILQTGSKGTTVVALQDALKLLNINVGTSDGDFGPKTQNGVKELQTRKPELEINGVYNSETRELLESLFQA, from the coding sequence ATGGAAGGTTTATTAAAAATAGCTTTTGCCGAGTTGGGAACCGAAGAAATTGTTGGCTCGGAACATAACCCGGAAGTTTTAAAATACGCAGAAGAAGCAGGCATTGCAGGCGTCACCACCGACGAAATTCCGTGGTGCAGCAATTTTGTTAACTGGGTGGCCATGAAAGCCGGTCTTGAATACTCGAAAAAGCCCAATGCACGTTCGTGGCTCAATGTAGGGGTAAAAACCATAAATCCCGAGCCGGGTGACATAGTGGTTTTCTGGCGCGAAAGTCCCGAATCGTGGAAAGGGCATGTTGGCTTTTTCCTGGGTGTTTCTACCGACAAAAAACGTGTTTACTGTTTGGGCGGCAACCAGGGCAATCGCGTATCGGTTTCGGCTTACCGGATAAATACCGTTTTGTCTTATCAACGATTGGCGGCGCAGCAGCAACTTATTATTCCCGATCCCATACTACAAACAGGCAGTAAAGGAACTACTGTCGTGGCTTTGCAGGACGCATTAAAATTACTGAATATTAACGTGGGAACTTCCGACGGTGATTTTGGCCCAAAAACCCAAAATGGTGTAAAAGAGCTGCAAACACGCAAACCGGAACTGGAAATAAACGGTGTTTACAATAGTGAAACCCGCGAATTACTGGAATCATTATTTCAGGCTTAA
- a CDS encoding VOC family protein, whose amino-acid sequence MKKTLFSLTLVLFAFSSIAQSNFSKSAIGVGLVVEDLEKSIEFYTNVVGMVKTGEFSVSKEQCTELGLTDSYQLDVTVLKLEDTEEASEWKLMSLGTKAKHPKQQFMSDDTGMQYITLMVKHLQPVIDRADKHGIKVLSGKPSMLGDNRYFILIQDPDGTFIELIGPK is encoded by the coding sequence ATGAAAAAAACTCTTTTCTCTCTTACGCTCGTTCTTTTTGCATTTTCTTCAATTGCTCAAAGCAATTTCAGCAAATCGGCAATTGGCGTTGGCCTTGTTGTTGAAGACCTCGAAAAATCAATCGAATTTTACACCAATGTTGTAGGGATGGTTAAAACCGGAGAGTTTTCAGTTTCGAAGGAGCAATGCACAGAATTGGGACTTACTGACAGTTACCAACTGGATGTTACCGTACTAAAACTGGAAGACACCGAAGAAGCCAGCGAATGGAAACTGATGAGCCTGGGCACAAAAGCTAAACACCCAAAACAGCAATTTATGAGCGACGATACCGGCATGCAGTATATTACCTTAATGGTGAAACACTTGCAACCTGTTATTGACCGTGCAGACAAACATGGCATTAAAGTTTTAAGTGGTAAACCATCAATGCTTGGCGACAACAGGTATTTCATTCTCATTCAGGATCCCGACGGAACTTTTATTGAGTTGATTGGTCCAAAATAA
- a CDS encoding carbohydrate-binding family 9-like protein, which yields MKNLSVSKIDTTTSLSIKEAALLLERNTETEAIDILNWEKAFPYKPDIKFRIAHTGNEIWLKFYVQEKNILAQETEINGDVYKDSTVEFFISIDGKNYYNFEFNCIGTPHVGYGPGRGNRTPILPEVVNQIDIESSLGNQPFAERSGDFSWEMMICIPTQCFAFDKIENLNGLEATANFYKCGDETSDPHFVTWNAINTENPDYHRPEFFAPLKFNG from the coding sequence ATGAAGAATCTTTCAGTCAGCAAAATCGACACAACAACTTCACTATCAATAAAGGAAGCAGCTCTACTTCTGGAAAGAAATACTGAAACTGAAGCCATTGACATTTTGAATTGGGAAAAAGCTTTTCCGTACAAGCCCGACATTAAATTCAGAATTGCACACACGGGAAATGAGATCTGGCTGAAATTTTACGTTCAGGAGAAGAATATTCTGGCACAGGAAACCGAAATAAACGGCGATGTTTACAAAGACAGTACTGTTGAGTTTTTTATTTCAATTGACGGTAAGAATTATTACAATTTTGAGTTTAATTGTATTGGCACACCTCATGTAGGGTATGGCCCGGGGCGTGGAAACCGCACGCCCATTTTGCCCGAAGTGGTCAATCAAATCGATATTGAATCAAGCCTTGGCAACCAGCCTTTTGCGGAAAGGTCGGGAGATTTCTCGTGGGAAATGATGATTTGTATTCCAACACAATGTTTTGCTTTTGACAAGATTGAAAACTTAAACGGACTGGAAGCGACGGCCAATTTCTACAAGTGTGGCGATGAAACTTCTGATCCACACTTTGTAACCTGGAATGCCATCAACACTGAAAATCCGGACTATCATCGTCCTGAGTTTTTTGCGCCGCTTAAGTTTAATGGCTGA
- a CDS encoding glycerol-3-phosphate dehydrogenase/oxidase, with protein MKRHKQLRKAKADIEWDIVVIGGGASGLGVALESATRKYKTLLLEGADFAKGTSSRSTKLVHGGVRYLAQGDISLVLEALRERGLMRQNAPHLVKNQSFIIPNYEWWGGPFYTVGLKVYDMMAGKLGLGPSVHLSKQETLEALPTLKEEGLTGGVIYHDGQFDDARLSINLAQTVIDYDGVAVNYTKVIGLLKDEEGMICGVKAKDLIGGDELEIKAKAVVNATGVFTDEILQMDEPGVPKKVVPSQGIHFVLDHEFLKGDHAIMIPKTDDGRVLFAVPWRGKVVVGTTDTLIEEASLEPRALEEEIEFILNTAGRYLTRPPKRSDVRSIFAGLRPLAAPEEDGEKKTKEISRSHKVIVSLSGLITITGGKWTTYRKMGEDTINNAVILAGLPERPCQTENLAIHGYTKNIDLNDHFYVYGSEAKAIKEMIEDNPKLGKKLHERLDFTVAEVVWACKKEMAMTLDDVLARRVRALYLDARAAEEMAPKVAKIMASELGKDSGWIDQQVEEFSQLAKGYYL; from the coding sequence ATGAAAAGACACAAACAATTACGTAAAGCCAAAGCCGATATTGAATGGGATATTGTTGTAATTGGCGGTGGTGCTTCAGGACTGGGAGTCGCGCTCGAATCTGCTACCCGAAAATACAAAACGTTGCTGCTTGAAGGTGCCGATTTTGCCAAAGGAACCTCGAGCCGAAGTACCAAACTGGTACACGGCGGAGTACGCTATCTTGCCCAGGGAGATATTTCGCTGGTTTTGGAAGCACTCCGCGAACGAGGATTAATGCGGCAAAATGCGCCTCACCTGGTTAAAAATCAATCGTTTATTATTCCGAATTACGAATGGTGGGGAGGCCCGTTCTACACTGTAGGATTGAAAGTTTACGATATGATGGCCGGAAAGCTGGGGCTTGGCCCTTCCGTTCACCTCTCGAAACAAGAAACACTGGAAGCCCTGCCAACACTTAAAGAAGAAGGATTAACAGGCGGTGTAATATATCACGACGGACAGTTTGACGATGCCAGACTTTCGATAAACCTTGCACAAACTGTTATCGATTACGATGGCGTGGCAGTAAACTACACCAAGGTTATCGGATTACTAAAAGACGAAGAAGGAATGATTTGCGGGGTAAAAGCAAAAGACCTGATTGGTGGCGACGAGTTGGAGATAAAAGCCAAAGCAGTGGTAAATGCAACCGGTGTTTTTACCGACGAAATTTTACAAATGGATGAACCCGGTGTGCCTAAAAAAGTGGTGCCCAGCCAGGGAATTCACTTCGTACTCGATCATGAATTTCTAAAAGGCGACCACGCCATTATGATTCCCAAAACCGACGACGGGCGTGTACTGTTTGCCGTTCCGTGGCGCGGAAAAGTTGTTGTTGGAACCACCGATACGCTTATTGAAGAAGCCAGCCTTGAACCAAGAGCTTTGGAAGAAGAAATTGAGTTTATACTAAACACAGCCGGCCGCTACCTCACTCGCCCGCCAAAAAGAAGCGATGTACGGAGTATCTTTGCAGGATTGCGTCCGCTTGCCGCACCTGAAGAAGATGGCGAGAAAAAGACAAAAGAAATTTCCCGCAGTCATAAAGTAATTGTGAGTTTATCCGGGCTTATTACCATTACAGGCGGGAAATGGACAACCTACCGCAAAATGGGTGAAGACACCATAAACAACGCCGTAATACTTGCCGGATTGCCGGAACGTCCTTGCCAAACCGAAAATCTGGCCATTCATGGTTACACAAAAAACATAGATCTTAATGATCATTTTTATGTGTACGGATCGGAAGCAAAAGCCATTAAAGAAATGATTGAGGATAATCCTAAATTGGGGAAAAAACTGCATGAGCGTTTGGACTTTACAGTTGCCGAAGTAGTTTGGGCATGTAAAAAAGAAATGGCAATGACCCTCGACGATGTTCTGGCACGCCGGGTAAGAGCCTTATATCTTGATGCACGCGCAGCCGAAGAAATGGCTCCTAAAGTAGCCAAAATAATGGCAAGCGAACTGGGCAAAGATTCCGGGTGGATAGATCAACAAGTCGAAGAATTTTCCCAGCTTGCAAAAGGCTATTACTTATAA
- a CDS encoding O-acetyl-ADP-ribose deacetylase: MSTIQLHRGDITQLNVDAIVNAANKSLLGGGGVDGAIHRVAGSELLNECRQLNGCETGDAKITKGYNLPAKYVIHTVGPVYNGGGYNEAKKLALCYRRSLEVALLNGVKSIAFPNISTGIYGYPKKEAAQIATQTVKDILANNQEIKKLIFCVFDEENYNIYNNLLT, encoded by the coding sequence ATGAGTACAATTCAATTACACAGGGGCGATATTACCCAACTAAACGTTGATGCTATTGTAAACGCAGCCAACAAATCGTTGCTGGGTGGCGGCGGTGTCGACGGAGCCATTCACCGGGTGGCGGGCTCCGAACTTTTAAACGAATGCCGCCAGCTTAACGGCTGCGAAACCGGCGATGCAAAAATTACAAAAGGATATAATCTTCCGGCAAAATATGTGATTCACACCGTTGGCCCGGTGTATAACGGAGGCGGATACAACGAAGCAAAAAAACTGGCATTGTGTTACCGCCGAAGTTTGGAAGTAGCGCTGCTAAACGGTGTAAAGTCCATTGCTTTTCCTAATATCAGCACAGGCATTTATGGTTACCCGAAAAAGGAGGCTGCACAAATTGCCACACAAACGGTGAAAGATATTCTGGCTAATAATCAGGAGATTAAAAAGTTGATTTTTTGTGTGTTTGATGAAGAGAATTACAACATTTATAATAATCTGCTCACCTAA
- a CDS encoding MIP/aquaporin family protein — protein sequence MNEFVAEIIATMILILLGDGVVANVVLQDTKGHNGGWIVISLGWGLAVMMAVIVAGPISGAHLNPAVTLGLAMGGLFPWAKVPIYIAGEIIGAMLGAILVWFSYHDHFKAHKDETGFLGVFATTPAIRNYKKNFVTELIGTFVLIFVIFYITDFKFETLQMQNVEVGLGSIGALPVALLVTAIGLSLGGPTGYAINPARDLGPRIVHSLLKAPNKGSSDWAYAWVPILGPIAGAALAAALFCFC from the coding sequence ATGAATGAATTTGTAGCAGAAATCATCGCCACAATGATATTGATACTCCTGGGAGACGGAGTTGTTGCTAATGTAGTATTGCAAGATACAAAAGGCCATAATGGTGGATGGATTGTAATTTCGCTGGGCTGGGGACTGGCCGTAATGATGGCCGTAATTGTAGCCGGCCCCATAAGCGGTGCTCACTTAAATCCGGCTGTAACACTTGGCCTTGCAATGGGCGGATTGTTTCCGTGGGCGAAAGTTCCGATTTATATTGCTGGCGAAATTATTGGCGCAATGCTTGGAGCCATATTGGTTTGGTTTTCCTACCATGATCATTTTAAAGCCCATAAAGATGAAACTGGTTTCCTCGGTGTATTTGCCACCACACCTGCCATCAGAAATTATAAAAAGAACTTTGTCACCGAGCTTATCGGCACCTTTGTTCTAATATTTGTAATCTTTTACATCACCGATTTTAAGTTTGAGACACTGCAGATGCAGAATGTCGAAGTTGGATTAGGATCGATTGGGGCACTTCCTGTTGCACTTTTAGTAACTGCAATAGGCTTAAGTCTTGGCGGCCCAACTGGTTACGCCATAAACCCTGCCCGAGATTTGGGACCACGCATCGTTCACAGCCTATTAAAAGCACCGAACAAAGGAAGTTCCGACTGGGCTTATGCATGGGTTCCAATCCTTGGACCAATTGCTGGAGCTGCCCTGGCGGCAGCACTGTTTTGTTTTTGTTAA
- the glpK gene encoding glycerol kinase GlpK, with protein MNKYILAFDQGTTSSRAIVFDQLGAIKSVAHKEFEQIFPKPGWVEHDPNEIWSSQAAVAAEAITKIGINGKNIAAIGITNQRETTIVWDKETGEPVYNAIVWQDRRTAKYCDALKEKGYQQLIRTKTGLVIDAYFSGTKVQWILDNVKGAREKAEAGKLAFGTVDSWLIWKLTRGDKHVTDITNASRTLLYNINDCCWDKELLELFNIPESMLPEVCASSEVVGHTKTTIFAHEIPIAGIAGDQQAALFGQQCIHPGMAKNTYGTGCFMLLNTGEKAILSENNLVTTIAWKINGKVSYALEGSIFIAGAAVQWLRDQLGLIKSAPEIEALALSVEDNGGVYIVPALTGLGAPHWDQYARGIVVGITRGTSNGHFARATLEGIAFQVMDVLKAMEADSGIEIKELRVDGGAAANNLLLQFQSETLQSPVIRPRQLETTALGAAYLAGLAVGYWQDLDELQSQWEKDKTFTPQISKDIMDKSIRKWQKALTKAKEWIDDDDDE; from the coding sequence ATGAATAAATACATACTTGCGTTTGACCAGGGCACAACCAGTTCGCGTGCCATTGTTTTCGATCAGCTTGGTGCAATAAAATCGGTTGCTCACAAAGAGTTTGAGCAGATATTTCCTAAACCGGGTTGGGTGGAACATGATCCAAACGAAATTTGGTCGTCGCAGGCAGCAGTTGCAGCCGAGGCCATTACAAAAATTGGAATTAACGGAAAAAATATTGCCGCAATTGGTATAACCAATCAACGCGAAACAACTATTGTTTGGGACAAAGAAACCGGCGAACCGGTATACAATGCCATTGTTTGGCAAGACCGGCGAACAGCCAAATATTGCGATGCATTAAAAGAAAAAGGATACCAGCAATTGATTCGCACCAAAACAGGGCTGGTAATTGATGCCTATTTTTCAGGCACCAAAGTGCAATGGATTCTTGACAATGTAAAAGGAGCGCGAGAAAAAGCAGAAGCCGGGAAACTGGCCTTTGGAACGGTGGATTCGTGGTTAATCTGGAAACTTACCCGTGGCGACAAACACGTTACTGATATTACCAATGCCAGCAGAACATTACTATATAATATAAACGATTGCTGCTGGGACAAAGAGCTGCTTGAACTCTTTAATATACCGGAAAGTATGTTGCCTGAAGTTTGTGCATCAAGCGAAGTCGTAGGACACACCAAAACAACCATATTTGCACACGAAATACCAATAGCCGGTATTGCCGGCGACCAACAGGCTGCTTTGTTTGGCCAGCAATGTATACATCCGGGAATGGCAAAAAACACTTACGGAACAGGATGTTTTATGCTGCTTAATACCGGCGAAAAAGCCATCCTCTCGGAAAACAACCTGGTAACTACGATTGCCTGGAAGATAAACGGAAAAGTATCGTATGCACTGGAAGGAAGCATTTTTATTGCAGGGGCTGCAGTTCAGTGGCTTCGCGACCAGCTGGGACTGATAAAAAGTGCACCGGAAATTGAAGCCCTGGCGCTTTCGGTTGAAGACAACGGAGGTGTTTATATTGTTCCGGCATTAACCGGGCTTGGAGCTCCGCACTGGGACCAGTACGCACGTGGTATTGTGGTTGGCATAACCCGTGGGACATCGAACGGACACTTTGCACGAGCCACATTAGAAGGAATTGCCTTTCAGGTGATGGATGTGCTGAAGGCGATGGAAGCCGACTCCGGCATTGAAATTAAAGAACTACGTGTTGATGGTGGTGCAGCAGCCAATAACCTTCTGTTACAGTTTCAATCCGAGACCCTGCAATCTCCGGTAATACGCCCGCGCCAATTGGAAACCACCGCTTTGGGAGCTGCCTATCTTGCCGGTTTGGCAGTGGGTTACTGGCAAGATCTGGATGAATTACAGTCGCAATGGGAAAAAGACAAAACTTTTACTCCACAAATTTCAAAGGATATCATGGATAAATCTATTCGCAAATGGCAAAAGGCACTTACAAAAGCCAAAGAATGGATTGACGACGATGATGATGAATAA